Proteins found in one Nitrospinota bacterium genomic segment:
- the gyrB gene encoding DNA topoisomerase (ATP-hydrolyzing) subunit B, which yields MNTPQKTTYDSSNIKILEGLEAVRKRPAMYIGGTGIDGLHHLIFELVDNSVDEAIAGFCSEIEVILHIDGTVTVGDNGRGIPVDMHSDRKISAAEVVMTVLHAGGKFDKDTYKVSAGLHGVGVSVVNALSEILKLEIKKDGKVYTQEYCKGNPTTKLEIVGKTSSSGTKIVFKPDSEIFEELIFSFEVLSNRLRELAFLNKGVKIHIHDERDGKDNEFLFEGGIRSFIEHLGKKKKIIHPDPIYIERSKDDCDLELALQYNDSYTEEVFTFVNNVNTRDGGTHLSGFKSALTRTINSYATQNNLLKNTGVTLTGDDAREGLILVLSIKIPEPQFEGQTKGKLGNTDVKGVVEQIVNEKLGQFFEEQPATAKKIVAKVISAAQAREAAKKAKDLVRRKSALEVSALPGKLADCSEKDPALSELYIVEGDSAGGTAKQGRDRRFQAILPMRGKILNVEKARTEKMIGSEQIRTLITALGTGIGSDFKIENLRYHKIIIMTDADVDGAHIRTLLLTFFFRQMPQLIEKGYLYIAQPPLYKVKKGKKENYLKDEKFLFKFLMEQGTEKLEITTQKNGHKISGLELNQLINNLYKFEECFEQVVKNNIPQSVLNVLIGLSFKNEAFKSLEQVMQIVIQILDALIDDENRNKYEYKSQHLNVPVEFDKSIDLNIEKENRLKEFLVEVNRDKPAEVCARTSHGFKKIDLNQELKDVFFRLEFDSETAQYEILMFGSNNGRDFQIKFNVEFMESVIFQNILEVYEPIRENDHPPFILNNNGESITVDSKHDLLRAVLSMAKKGIYIQRYKGLGEMNAEQLWETTMDPEVRILLEVRADDLVASEDLFTVLMGEEVEPRREFIQKNALQARNVDV from the coding sequence ATGAACACTCCTCAAAAAACAACTTACGACTCCTCTAATATAAAAATATTGGAGGGACTAGAAGCCGTTAGAAAAAGACCGGCAATGTATATAGGTGGGACAGGTATAGATGGTTTGCATCACCTGATTTTTGAGCTTGTTGATAATAGTGTAGATGAAGCAATCGCTGGGTTTTGTTCTGAAATTGAAGTTATCTTACATATTGATGGAACGGTTACTGTTGGTGATAACGGACGCGGTATTCCTGTTGATATGCATTCGGATAGAAAAATCTCGGCGGCAGAAGTGGTTATGACGGTTCTTCATGCTGGAGGTAAGTTTGATAAAGATACGTATAAAGTATCAGCAGGTTTACATGGTGTTGGGGTATCTGTTGTTAATGCTTTATCTGAGATATTGAAACTGGAAATTAAGAAAGATGGAAAAGTTTATACTCAAGAGTATTGCAAGGGAAATCCAACCACCAAATTAGAAATAGTAGGTAAAACGAGTTCTTCCGGGACAAAGATAGTTTTTAAACCAGACTCTGAAATTTTTGAAGAATTGATTTTCAGTTTTGAGGTTTTATCTAACAGGCTTCGTGAGCTGGCTTTTCTAAATAAAGGTGTGAAAATTCATATCCATGATGAAAGGGATGGCAAGGATAATGAATTTTTATTCGAAGGGGGAATACGTTCCTTTATCGAACATCTTGGAAAAAAGAAGAAAATTATTCATCCAGATCCCATTTATATCGAACGGAGCAAGGACGATTGCGATTTAGAGCTAGCACTTCAGTATAACGATAGTTACACGGAAGAAGTTTTCACATTTGTCAATAATGTTAACACCAGGGATGGTGGAACACATTTAAGTGGATTCAAGTCGGCTCTTACGAGAACAATCAATAGTTATGCCACCCAGAATAATTTACTGAAAAACACCGGCGTTACACTGACCGGGGATGATGCCAGGGAAGGACTGATCCTTGTTTTGAGCATAAAAATACCGGAACCGCAATTTGAAGGCCAGACAAAAGGGAAACTCGGTAACACAGACGTAAAAGGAGTTGTTGAACAGATTGTCAATGAAAAATTAGGCCAGTTTTTTGAAGAACAGCCTGCGACAGCCAAAAAAATAGTTGCGAAGGTTATCAGTGCGGCACAGGCCCGCGAAGCAGCTAAAAAGGCAAAGGATCTGGTTAGAAGAAAAAGCGCGTTGGAGGTTAGTGCTCTACCGGGAAAACTGGCAGATTGTTCCGAAAAAGACCCGGCTTTATCTGAACTCTATATTGTAGAGGGAGACTCGGCTGGAGGTACCGCCAAGCAGGGCCGTGACAGAAGGTTTCAAGCAATTTTACCAATGAGAGGAAAGATCCTCAACGTTGAGAAAGCTCGTACTGAGAAAATGATCGGTAGCGAGCAGATCCGAACCCTGATTACAGCATTGGGGACAGGTATTGGAAGCGACTTTAAGATAGAAAATCTCCGTTATCATAAAATTATCATAATGACGGATGCGGATGTTGACGGAGCGCACATCAGGACACTGCTCCTAACCTTTTTCTTCCGTCAAATGCCCCAATTAATTGAAAAAGGATATTTATACATCGCCCAGCCCCCGCTTTATAAAGTGAAAAAGGGTAAAAAAGAAAACTACTTAAAGGATGAAAAGTTTCTATTTAAGTTCTTGATGGAGCAGGGAACAGAAAAACTTGAAATTACCACTCAAAAGAATGGTCATAAAATTTCAGGGTTGGAGCTGAATCAGCTCATAAACAATTTATATAAATTCGAAGAATGTTTTGAGCAGGTCGTAAAAAATAATATTCCGCAATCTGTCTTGAATGTATTGATAGGGCTGAGTTTTAAAAATGAGGCCTTCAAGAGTCTGGAACAAGTCATGCAAATAGTCATTCAGATTCTGGATGCGTTGATTGATGATGAAAACAGGAATAAATACGAATACAAGTCGCAGCACCTTAATGTCCCGGTCGAGTTTGATAAAAGCATCGACCTCAACATAGAAAAAGAAAATCGATTAAAAGAGTTTTTGGTAGAAGTCAACAGGGACAAACCCGCAGAAGTCTGTGCCAGAACATCTCATGGCTTTAAAAAGATCGACTTAAACCAGGAATTAAAAGATGTGTTTTTCCGGTTGGAGTTTGACTCAGAAACCGCACAGTACGAAATCTTGATGTTTGGCTCAAACAATGGAAGGGATTTTCAGATAAAGTTTAATGTGGAGTTTATGGAGTCCGTAATTTTCCAGAATATTCTGGAAGTGTACGAGCCTATCCGGGAGAACGACCATCCACCTTTTATTTTAAACAACAATGGTGAAAGCATTACCGTAGACTCTAAACATGATTTGCTGCGGGCAGTTTTAAGCATGGCTAAGAAAGGCATATACATTCAACGCTATAAAGGCCTTGGCGAAATGAACGCCGAACAGTTGTGGGAAACAACAATGGATCCGGAAGTTAGAATACTTCTAGAAGTCAGGGCCGACGACCTGGTTGCGTCTGAAGATTTATTCACCGTGTTAATGGGTGAAGAAGTAGAACCTCGACGAGAATTCATTCAGAAAAACGCGTTGCAGGCACGAAATGTAGATGTTTGA
- the gyrA gene encoding DNA gyrase subunit A: MPETIEPINIDDEMKNSYLDYAMSVIIGRALPDVRDGLKPVHRRALYAMHETGNAWNKPYKKSARIVGDVMGKYHPHGDQAIYDTIVRLAQEFSQRYPLIDGQGNFGSIDGDSAAAMRYTEIRMEEITGELLRDLDKNTVQFIPNYDDSLEEPSVLPASFPQLLVNGSSGIAVGMATNIPPHNLGEVIDATVHVVDNPDCTVEDLIALMPGPDFPTRGIIQGRNGIQAAYKTGKGIIRVRGRAEIETMEKGDRERIIINELPYQVNKAKFVEKIAELVRDKRLDGVSDLRDESDRDGIRVVVELKKGTVGQVVLNSLYKNTQLQDTFGVILLALVNQQPRILNLKEFLHHFILFRKEVVTRRTEFDLKKAREKEHILEGLATALDNLDAVVQLIRDADDPVTARDGLMAEFGLSEIQAKAILEMRLQRLTGLERKKIIEDLEDTRKLIKELLEILAHEEIKLRIIKEELIEIKNKYGNERRTEIADTDEGDLVIEDLIADEDAVVVYTRSGYIKRQTVDNYRAQRRGGKGIRGMNLKEEDVVEKLFIASTLSHLLVFTSIGKIHALRVYSIPEVSRIAKGKSIANLLRLQPGESIASILSLREFEEDKFVMVATERGIVKKTSLMAYRKPRQGGIIGLTIDEGDRVIAAELCDGKSDILLATEKGFSIRFNEEEVRPIGRTGRGVRGIRLKKDDRVVGAEIVQDGNKLLTVTSNGYGKRTPLEEYPQQGRGGMGVMTIRCNEKIGSVVGVQQVDEQDQLLVITSDGNIVRMRVSEISLIGRNTQGVRLVGTGQDNQVVSIEKLVE, encoded by the coding sequence ATGCCAGAAACGATCGAACCGATCAATATAGATGATGAAATGAAAAACTCGTACCTTGATTACGCAATGAGCGTAATCATTGGACGTGCCCTGCCAGATGTTCGAGACGGGTTGAAACCAGTACACCGCCGTGCTCTGTACGCGATGCATGAAACCGGTAATGCCTGGAACAAACCCTACAAAAAATCGGCGCGTATTGTTGGTGATGTAATGGGTAAATATCATCCTCACGGAGATCAGGCAATATACGACACGATTGTTCGGCTGGCACAGGAGTTTTCTCAAAGGTATCCACTGATTGATGGTCAGGGGAACTTTGGTTCTATAGATGGTGATTCCGCCGCCGCCATGCGTTATACAGAAATCCGTATGGAGGAAATCACCGGGGAATTACTCCGGGACCTGGATAAAAACACAGTCCAATTCATTCCCAATTATGATGATTCATTGGAAGAACCTTCCGTCCTTCCGGCGAGCTTTCCTCAACTGTTGGTTAATGGTTCGTCAGGAATAGCTGTAGGCATGGCGACTAATATTCCTCCGCATAACCTGGGGGAGGTTATAGATGCCACCGTTCACGTTGTTGATAACCCTGATTGTACTGTTGAAGATTTGATTGCGCTTATGCCCGGCCCCGATTTTCCCACCCGGGGAATCATACAGGGAAGAAACGGCATTCAGGCGGCTTATAAAACCGGCAAAGGAATCATCAGGGTTCGGGGTCGTGCAGAAATTGAAACCATGGAGAAGGGCGACCGGGAGCGCATAATTATTAACGAATTGCCATATCAGGTAAACAAAGCGAAATTTGTAGAAAAAATCGCTGAACTGGTGCGAGATAAAAGGTTGGATGGGGTATCGGACCTGAGAGACGAATCTGACCGGGATGGAATCCGCGTAGTGGTTGAGCTGAAAAAGGGCACTGTGGGTCAAGTGGTTTTAAACTCCCTTTATAAAAACACCCAACTTCAAGATACCTTCGGGGTCATCCTGCTGGCACTGGTAAATCAACAACCCAGAATTCTTAACCTGAAAGAGTTTTTACACCACTTCATTCTCTTCCGTAAAGAAGTGGTAACCAGAAGAACGGAGTTTGATCTAAAGAAGGCCCGGGAAAAAGAACACATACTCGAGGGACTGGCCACCGCGCTGGATAATCTGGATGCTGTCGTCCAGCTCATTCGCGATGCTGACGACCCAGTCACCGCCCGTGATGGATTGATGGCAGAGTTTGGCCTGTCAGAAATCCAAGCCAAGGCGATTCTTGAAATGCGTTTGCAACGCCTCACAGGATTAGAACGGAAAAAAATAATAGAAGACCTGGAGGATACCCGCAAACTGATCAAAGAACTTTTGGAAATACTGGCCCATGAAGAAATCAAACTCAGAATAATTAAAGAAGAGTTGATAGAAATTAAAAACAAGTACGGCAATGAAAGACGAACAGAAATTGCCGATACGGATGAAGGCGATTTGGTAATTGAAGACCTCATTGCGGATGAGGATGCTGTGGTCGTTTATACACGCAGTGGATACATCAAACGCCAAACGGTCGATAATTACAGAGCGCAAAGAAGAGGCGGCAAGGGTATCAGGGGCATGAACCTCAAGGAAGAAGATGTTGTTGAAAAACTTTTCATTGCCTCAACACTGAGCCACCTCCTGGTGTTTACCAGTATTGGAAAGATTCATGCCTTGAGGGTTTACTCCATTCCCGAAGTGAGCCGGATTGCCAAGGGAAAATCCATTGCAAACCTTTTGCGGCTCCAGCCTGGAGAATCTATCGCCAGCATTCTTTCCCTAAGGGAATTTGAAGAGGATAAATTTGTAATGGTAGCCACAGAGCGTGGTATCGTTAAAAAAACATCTTTAATGGCATACAGAAAACCCAGGCAGGGGGGAATTATCGGGCTGACCATTGATGAGGGAGACCGTGTGATTGCCGCTGAGTTGTGTGATGGAAAAAGTGATATTTTGCTTGCCACCGAAAAAGGATTTTCCATTCGTTTTAATGAGGAAGAAGTGCGCCCCATAGGACGCACAGGTAGAGGGGTTCGAGGGATACGACTTAAAAAAGATGACCGTGTGGTGGGTGCGGAAATTGTTCAAGATGGCAATAAACTCCTTACAGTTACCTCAAATGGTTATGGCAAAAGAACACCGTTGGAAGAATATCCCCAGCAAGGCAGGGGCGGAATGGGTGTTATGACGATTCGTTGTAACGAAAAAATAGGAAGCGTGGTGGGTGTGCAACAAGTTGATGAGCAAGATCAACTTTTGGTCATCACTTCTGATGGTAATATTGTTCGTATGCGGGTTAGCGAAATATCCTTGATAGGTAGAAATACCCAGGGAGTTCGCCTGGTAGGTACCGGTCAAGACAACCAGGTTGTCAGCATAGAAAAACTGGTTGAATAA
- a CDS encoding tetratricopeptide repeat protein, with product MDVTTPRSTNLKGWSKLSAGIFLLAWVFSVSCSEQMDPLLQKANEEWIEGRNHSAIEMFNEVLKKHPSGPLAEEALFRLGEIHHFSLNNSSRSLVYFQEVLQMNRDGEFAYPAQKYIAEIAEFGLKDYDQAIIEYQNLINQYANKNGNDDHQYRIASIYYKKQNYEQALVELEILLENYPKSSWAEESKFKIIEILYALSRCPEAREKYRHFNLEYSESRFKEDMDFVVASCLEEEGHLQEAYNRFKALEGQYVYPAILKMKLVGIEKRMKKQR from the coding sequence ATGGATGTAACCACTCCCAGGAGCACTAACCTGAAGGGTTGGAGCAAACTGAGCGCAGGCATTTTTCTTCTGGCATGGGTTTTCTCTGTTTCCTGCTCGGAACAGATGGATCCTCTACTTCAGAAGGCTAATGAAGAGTGGATTGAAGGCAGAAACCATAGCGCTATTGAGATGTTTAATGAGGTGTTGAAAAAACATCCCAGCGGACCGTTAGCGGAAGAAGCCCTGTTTCGACTCGGAGAAATACATCATTTCAGCCTGAATAACAGTTCACGGTCTCTGGTTTATTTTCAGGAAGTCCTGCAAATGAATCGAGATGGGGAGTTTGCGTATCCGGCGCAAAAATACATTGCGGAAATCGCTGAGTTTGGATTGAAAGATTACGATCAGGCCATCATTGAATACCAGAATTTAATCAATCAATATGCTAATAAAAACGGAAACGATGACCATCAATATCGAATAGCCTCTATCTATTATAAAAAACAAAACTATGAGCAGGCCCTTGTAGAGCTGGAAATTTTGCTGGAAAACTATCCTAAAAGTTCCTGGGCGGAAGAATCTAAATTTAAAATAATAGAAATTCTTTATGCGTTAAGCCGCTGCCCCGAAGCGAGGGAAAAGTATCGGCATTTTAATCTGGAATATTCAGAAAGCCGCTTCAAAGAAGATATGGATTTTGTTGTCGCCTCTTGCCTGGAAGAAGAAGGACACCTGCAAGAGGCTTATAACCGGTTTAAAGCTCTGGAAGGTCAATATGTCTACCCTGCCATACTTAAAATGAAACTCGTTGGCATTGAAAAAAGGATGAAAAAGCAACGCTGA
- the serS gene encoding serine--tRNA ligase, with amino-acid sequence MLDIKIIRENPEAVKTSLKRRGGDFKELDELLKPEEDRRAGLQESESLKNRKKKLSAEVGKLKQNGQDASQLMEEVKAINVSIKELDDKIQSWETQVQEKLLGIPNIPDDTIPDGADETANRMVRDWGTKPQFSFKPKSHVEIGEQLGLIDLKRAAKISGARFAVYKGQGAGLLRALINFMIDVQTRENGYQELYPPFLVNKESMQGTGQLPKFEEELFATRDDPLYLIPTAEVPVTNFHRDEILEEESLPICYAAYTPCFRREAGSYGKDTQGLIRQHQFDKVELVKFSRPRESEAELESLVTNAESILQKLDLHYRVVELCTGDLGFSAAKTYDLEVWLPSQDTYREISSCSNFTDYQARRARIRCKKRTGGKPEFVHTLNGSGLAAGRLFVALLENHQQEDGTVNVPEALRPYLHGQEAIKL; translated from the coding sequence ATGCTTGATATAAAAATCATTCGCGAAAATCCCGAAGCTGTTAAAACCAGCCTCAAACGCAGAGGCGGTGACTTTAAGGAACTGGATGAACTGCTCAAACCTGAAGAAGACAGGAGGGCGGGACTTCAAGAGTCGGAATCATTAAAAAACAGGAAAAAGAAACTTTCGGCTGAGGTAGGGAAACTTAAACAAAATGGACAAGACGCTTCACAACTTATGGAAGAGGTCAAGGCCATCAATGTTTCTATAAAAGAGCTGGACGATAAAATCCAATCCTGGGAAACACAGGTACAGGAAAAACTGCTTGGTATCCCAAATATTCCTGACGACACAATTCCCGATGGTGCGGATGAAACCGCTAACCGAATGGTGCGTGACTGGGGAACGAAACCGCAGTTTTCTTTCAAACCAAAAAGCCATGTTGAAATCGGGGAACAACTTGGACTGATAGATTTAAAAAGGGCGGCAAAAATCTCCGGCGCCCGCTTTGCTGTTTACAAAGGACAAGGGGCAGGGCTGTTGCGGGCTTTGATTAATTTCATGATCGATGTGCAGACTCGCGAAAATGGTTATCAAGAATTGTATCCACCTTTCCTGGTTAATAAAGAAAGTATGCAAGGTACAGGGCAACTGCCCAAGTTTGAGGAAGAGTTGTTCGCTACACGCGATGACCCTTTGTATCTCATCCCGACAGCCGAAGTTCCTGTGACAAACTTTCACCGTGATGAAATACTGGAAGAGGAATCGCTGCCAATCTGTTATGCCGCTTACACTCCTTGTTTCAGAAGAGAAGCGGGATCTTATGGAAAAGATACGCAAGGGTTGATTCGGCAGCACCAGTTTGACAAGGTCGAGCTGGTTAAATTCAGTCGTCCCCGGGAATCAGAAGCAGAGCTCGAAAGTCTGGTTACGAACGCGGAGTCTATTCTTCAAAAACTTGATCTGCATTATCGGGTCGTGGAGCTTTGTACGGGTGACCTGGGTTTTTCCGCCGCTAAAACTTATGATCTGGAAGTATGGCTTCCCAGTCAGGATACTTATCGTGAAATTTCATCCTGTAGTAATTTTACCGACTATCAGGCCCGACGTGCCCGGATTCGCTGTAAAAAACGTACAGGCGGTAAACCTGAATTCGTGCATACCTTGAATGGGTCCGGCCTGGCCGCGGGCAGATTGTTTGTAGCTCTTCTCGAAAATCATCAACAGGAAGACGGAACCGTAAACGTGCCGGAAGCCTTGCGGCCTTATTTGCATGGTCAGGAAGCTATAAAGCTATAA
- the dnaX gene encoding DNA polymerase III subunit gamma/tau — protein sequence MDFQVSARKWRPQKFNELVGQEHIVRTLSNAIELNRVSHAFLFSGTRGVGKTTMARILARVLNCEKGPTIEPCGTCSLCVEITEGHCIDVQEIDGASNNGVAEVRDLIDNVQYATSSARYKVYIIDEVHMLSKSAFNALLKTLEEPPPRVIFIFATTELIKIPETILSRCQCFEFKPLSNAQITKQLELICGQEGIEIDAKGLDEISKVGAGSMRDAQSLLDQVIAYSGKTIDADSVESVLGIVGGTTLELFADRLIKREPAELISLVQEVANQGKDLGLFCRSVMEYLRNLLMVKVSRNPEKLLNTHTCNLDVLKKQAEGFHVDELQQMFTILSRTEAEMKQSSLGQMVFEMAILRLTETRPFKNIDDLINKINQAEGEVQPAQHTVTTVAPVPQNNSSPVKSAPTAPQPENGSYDSKVWDKVRQEVSRKRPAFEHYLDKCKVLALDDKEVQLMFGDSFTLEMVESAENIQFIKDIIKSVSGNEVQVVLKLGEAKPVSSSSQQEKKNLVDENQGRQKTESEIIQDALDIFGGTVVK from the coding sequence ATGGATTTTCAAGTCTCAGCCCGAAAATGGCGTCCCCAAAAATTTAATGAACTGGTTGGGCAGGAACACATTGTCCGTACCCTTTCAAATGCTATTGAGCTGAACCGTGTTTCGCATGCGTTTTTATTTTCCGGAACAAGGGGTGTCGGTAAAACAACCATGGCGAGGATTCTGGCACGGGTCCTCAATTGTGAAAAGGGTCCGACCATAGAGCCTTGCGGAACCTGTAGTTTGTGCGTCGAAATTACAGAAGGCCATTGTATTGATGTCCAGGAAATTGATGGTGCCTCAAATAATGGAGTGGCTGAAGTTCGTGATCTCATCGACAATGTGCAATACGCCACATCTTCCGCCCGTTACAAAGTTTATATAATCGATGAAGTTCACATGCTTTCAAAAAGCGCGTTCAATGCTTTGTTGAAAACACTGGAAGAACCACCTCCACGCGTTATATTTATTTTTGCTACCACCGAGTTGATTAAAATTCCTGAAACGATTCTTTCTCGTTGCCAGTGTTTTGAGTTCAAACCGTTGTCTAATGCCCAAATCACAAAACAACTGGAACTGATTTGCGGACAGGAAGGAATAGAAATTGACGCAAAAGGTTTGGATGAGATTTCAAAAGTAGGCGCAGGCAGTATGCGTGACGCGCAAAGCCTGCTGGATCAGGTTATCGCATACAGCGGTAAAACAATTGATGCTGATTCGGTGGAGTCGGTGCTGGGTATTGTTGGGGGAACCACTCTGGAACTTTTTGCTGATCGTCTTATCAAAAGAGAACCTGCCGAATTGATCAGCCTGGTACAGGAAGTTGCCAACCAGGGTAAGGACCTGGGACTTTTCTGCCGCAGCGTGATGGAATATTTAAGGAACCTGTTGATGGTCAAAGTTTCCCGCAACCCGGAAAAGCTGTTAAACACCCATACCTGCAATTTGGATGTTTTGAAAAAACAAGCCGAAGGTTTTCATGTCGATGAGTTACAGCAAATGTTTACCATTCTTTCCCGGACGGAAGCAGAGATGAAACAAAGTTCGTTGGGGCAGATGGTTTTTGAAATGGCTATTTTAAGGTTGACGGAAACAAGGCCGTTTAAAAATATTGATGACCTTATTAACAAGATTAATCAGGCGGAAGGTGAAGTACAACCCGCCCAACATACAGTAACAACGGTTGCGCCGGTGCCGCAAAATAATTCCTCGCCCGTGAAGAGCGCTCCGACTGCTCCGCAACCTGAAAATGGTTCTTACGACTCTAAGGTTTGGGACAAGGTCCGCCAGGAAGTATCACGCAAAAGGCCCGCGTTTGAACATTATCTGGATAAATGCAAGGTGCTTGCGCTTGACGATAAAGAAGTTCAATTGATGTTCGGAGATTCTTTCACTCTTGAAATGGTTGAGAGCGCGGAAAATATACAGTTCATAAAAGATATAATCAAGTCCGTCAGTGGTAACGAAGTTCAGGTAGTTTTGAAACTGGGCGAGGCCAAACCTGTTTCTTCATCAAGTCAACAGGAAAAAAAAAATTTAGTTGATGAAAACCAGGGTAGGCAGAAAACGGAATCGGAAATCATTCAAGACGCTCTGGATATTTTTGGGGGCACGGTAGTGAAGTGA
- a CDS encoding YbaB/EbfC family nucleoid-associated protein, with protein sequence MSDSSWLSIFKQAQDMQSRLSEIQEGLAEKTVEVSTGGGMVRVVANGLNEIVSVHIDDELINMSDREVLEDLIAGAMNEVQKKVKELAQGEMSKLTGGLKIPGLFT encoded by the coding sequence ATGAGCGATAGCAGCTGGCTTTCAATATTCAAACAAGCTCAAGACATGCAGTCCAGGCTTTCTGAAATTCAGGAAGGGCTCGCTGAGAAAACGGTAGAAGTGTCCACCGGGGGCGGTATGGTAAGGGTGGTTGCAAATGGACTCAATGAAATAGTCTCGGTTCATATCGATGACGAGTTGATTAATATGAGTGACCGGGAAGTTCTTGAAGACCTGATAGCTGGCGCCATGAACGAAGTTCAAAAAAAAGTGAAAGAACTGGCGCAGGGCGAAATGTCCAAATTGACAGGTGGACTGAAAATTCCCGGACTCTTTACTTAA
- the recR gene encoding recombination protein RecR has product MKRPAAVTNLIDELKRLPGIGQKTAERLSFFLMRGKAEQAHKLAAAIQNLKEKIVLCSVCHGITEPDPCDICSDTSRDHSQVCVVEEPHDVYVMENMGYFKGVYHVLMGVISPLDGIGPDDLNIEGLKDKVEKQEIKEVILATNPDMEGESTAVYISKVLKPFSQVKVTRIARGLPVGSDIEYADSVTLLKSLEGRMEMG; this is encoded by the coding sequence GTGAAACGACCTGCCGCTGTTACCAACCTCATAGATGAGTTAAAAAGGCTGCCTGGCATTGGTCAAAAAACCGCTGAACGGTTGTCATTTTTCCTGATGCGAGGAAAAGCCGAGCAGGCCCATAAACTTGCCGCAGCAATCCAAAACCTGAAGGAAAAAATAGTTCTTTGTTCGGTTTGTCATGGTATCACTGAGCCCGACCCTTGTGATATTTGTTCAGATACTTCCCGCGATCATTCTCAGGTTTGTGTTGTAGAAGAACCGCACGATGTATATGTGATGGAAAACATGGGTTATTTCAAAGGAGTTTATCATGTGCTGATGGGGGTGATTTCTCCTCTGGATGGTATAGGGCCTGATGACCTGAATATTGAAGGATTGAAAGATAAGGTTGAAAAACAGGAAATCAAGGAAGTCATTCTGGCAACCAATCCTGATATGGAAGGGGAATCTACAGCCGTCTATATTTCAAAAGTTTTAAAACCTTTTTCACAAGTCAAGGTTACACGAATAGCCCGGGGTCTTCCGGTTGGCTCAGATATTGAGTATGCCGACTCGGTGACACTGCTGAAATCCCTGGAAGGCAGGATGGAAATGGGCTAA